The Amycolatopsis mongoliensis genome includes a window with the following:
- a CDS encoding acyltransferase, with protein MFFDDERSHRLRPQILTELVSQYMNDAERAQFYGLPSTCRVRERVKIISPENLKMGDHCWVGEGAALDASGGLEIGEHTSIGLNTLIFTHSSWLANMTLQNHSGSDLIERKPVKIGKGCFIGGLVVIMAGVTIGDFATVQPNSVVAKDVPPRTLVAGNPARVFQRYDEEYIQSEVDRVRAENARRRALAEERGADASGWGAPSGDFSE; from the coding sequence ATGTTCTTCGATGACGAGCGCAGCCACCGGCTGCGCCCGCAGATCCTGACCGAGCTCGTCTCGCAGTACATGAACGACGCCGAGCGGGCCCAGTTCTACGGCCTGCCTTCGACGTGCCGCGTGCGCGAGCGCGTGAAGATCATCAGTCCCGAGAACCTCAAGATGGGCGACCACTGCTGGGTCGGCGAGGGCGCGGCGCTCGACGCGAGCGGCGGCCTGGAGATCGGCGAGCACACCAGCATCGGGCTGAACACGCTGATCTTCACGCACTCGAGCTGGCTCGCGAACATGACGCTGCAGAATCATTCGGGCAGCGACCTGATCGAGCGCAAGCCGGTGAAGATCGGCAAGGGCTGCTTCATCGGCGGCCTGGTGGTGATCATGGCGGGCGTGACGATCGGCGACTTCGCGACGGTGCAGCCGAACTCGGTGGTGGCGAAGGACGTTCCCCCGCGGACACTGGTGGCGGGCAATCCGGCGCGGGTGTTCCAGCGCTACGACGAGGAGTACATCCAGTCCGAAGTGGACCGGGTACGGGCGGAGAACGCCCGCCGCCGGGCGCTGGCCGAAGAACGCGGCGCCGACGCTTCCGGCTGGGGCGCGCCTTCCGGCGACTTCTCGGAGTAG
- a CDS encoding glycosyltransferase family 4 protein — translation MRIAVVNNFFPPRVGGSAHMSASLAAQFVAAGHEVLAVTAAYADAPAEEERDGYRVVRLPAVKMPQVGLSIDFDMSFASLRPGNWRRLWKLLDEFKPDAIHLHGQFFDLSWLAGIYARRRNVPVLLTIHTLLISDNKLYGGVFRLLDAVLVKPILRYLRPRYVILDKLGVDYCVERYGTSDANSEYFPIAVDTGHFAKPVTKDVRAEHEIGDAPLIVSLGHVIPLRNRLPLIEALPAILAVHPGVRVIVVGRVYHDAFLKRAAELGVSDALVVTGAVPKADVPAYFAAADIVTHDLNGGCGTASLEAMLSGTATIASVTEDNYPGIELRNGENVLLVRPDDSEAVARTVIELLDDPERRALIAQRESEMVRANFGLDVVAEEHLRTFEKMVSEADVLR, via the coding sequence ATGCGCATCGCGGTGGTGAACAACTTCTTCCCGCCCCGGGTGGGCGGGAGCGCGCACATGTCGGCGTCGCTCGCGGCGCAGTTCGTGGCGGCCGGGCACGAGGTCCTGGCCGTCACGGCGGCCTACGCCGACGCCCCGGCCGAGGAGGAGCGCGACGGCTACCGCGTCGTGCGCCTCCCGGCGGTGAAGATGCCGCAGGTGGGCCTGTCGATCGACTTCGACATGAGCTTCGCGTCGCTGCGGCCGGGCAACTGGCGGCGGCTGTGGAAGCTGCTGGACGAGTTCAAGCCGGACGCGATCCACCTGCACGGCCAGTTCTTCGACCTGTCGTGGCTGGCCGGGATCTACGCCCGGCGGCGGAACGTCCCGGTGCTGCTGACCATCCACACGCTGCTGATCAGCGACAACAAGCTGTACGGCGGCGTGTTCCGGCTGCTCGACGCGGTGCTCGTGAAGCCGATCCTGCGCTACCTCCGGCCTCGCTACGTCATCCTCGACAAGCTCGGCGTCGACTACTGCGTCGAGCGCTACGGCACCAGCGACGCGAACTCGGAGTACTTCCCGATCGCGGTCGACACCGGCCACTTCGCGAAGCCGGTGACGAAGGACGTCCGCGCGGAGCACGAGATCGGTGACGCGCCGCTGATCGTCTCGCTCGGGCACGTCATCCCGCTGCGCAACCGGCTGCCGCTGATCGAGGCGCTGCCGGCCATCCTGGCCGTGCACCCGGGCGTCCGGGTGATCGTCGTCGGCCGCGTCTACCACGACGCGTTCCTGAAGCGGGCCGCCGAGCTGGGTGTTTCCGACGCGCTGGTGGTCACGGGCGCGGTGCCGAAGGCGGACGTCCCGGCGTACTTCGCGGCGGCGGACATCGTCACGCACGACCTCAACGGCGGCTGCGGCACGGCGTCGCTGGAGGCGATGCTGTCCGGCACGGCGACGATCGCGTCGGTCACCGAGGACAACTACCCGGGCATCGAGCTGCGCAACGGCGAGAACGTGCTGCTGGTCCGCCCGGACGACTCGGAAGCCGTGGCGCGCACGGTGATCGAGCTGCTGGACGACCCGGAGCGCCGCGCGCTCATCGCCCAGCGCGAGAGCGAGATGGTCCGAGCTAACTTCGGGCTCGACGTCGTCGCCGAGGAACACCTTCGCACGTTCGAGAAAATGGTGTCGGAAGCGGATGTTCTTCGATGA
- a CDS encoding NAD-dependent epimerase/dehydratase family protein encodes MSDKKVLFTGAGGFIAAHVIPLLLEGGYTVRIFDNMTRGDRTRVNEFVATGKVELVEKDVRYGGAVREAMRGCTHVIHFATVSINKSIADPHESIDINMTGNHNVFAAAADEGVERLVFASTASVYGDPKRLPMHEDDELKPLTPYCISKRAGEDLLGFYERTKGLSWNALRFFNVYGPGQKIEAYYTSVINHFIQRLRAGQPPIIDGRGDQSMDFVHVYDLARAVVAALESERANLPINIGTGIDTSIAALAKILIEAVGVDVEPQFNERDVLVSRRAADITRAREVLGWEPRITVEEGMRQLVRETE; translated from the coding sequence GTGTCCGACAAGAAGGTGCTCTTCACCGGGGCGGGTGGGTTCATCGCCGCGCACGTCATCCCGCTGCTGCTCGAAGGCGGCTACACCGTGCGCATCTTCGACAACATGACCCGCGGCGACCGCACCCGCGTCAACGAGTTCGTCGCGACCGGCAAGGTCGAGCTCGTCGAGAAGGACGTCCGCTACGGCGGCGCGGTCCGCGAAGCGATGCGCGGCTGCACGCACGTCATCCACTTCGCGACGGTGTCGATCAACAAGTCGATCGCCGACCCGCACGAGTCGATCGACATCAACATGACCGGCAACCACAACGTGTTCGCCGCGGCCGCGGACGAGGGCGTCGAGCGCCTGGTGTTCGCCTCGACCGCGTCGGTCTACGGCGACCCGAAGCGGCTGCCGATGCACGAGGACGACGAGCTCAAGCCGCTCACGCCGTACTGCATCTCCAAGCGCGCGGGCGAGGACCTGCTCGGCTTCTACGAGCGCACCAAGGGCCTGTCCTGGAACGCGCTGCGGTTCTTCAACGTGTACGGCCCCGGCCAGAAGATCGAGGCCTACTACACGTCGGTGATCAACCACTTCATCCAGCGCCTGCGCGCCGGCCAGCCGCCGATCATCGACGGCCGCGGCGACCAGTCGATGGACTTCGTGCACGTCTACGACCTCGCGCGCGCGGTCGTCGCGGCGCTGGAGTCGGAGCGGGCCAACCTGCCGATCAACATCGGCACCGGGATCGACACGTCGATCGCCGCGCTGGCGAAGATCCTCATCGAGGCCGTCGGCGTCGACGTCGAACCGCAGTTCAACGAGCGGGACGTGCTGGTTTCCCGGCGGGCCGCCGACATCACCCGCGCCCGCGAGGTGCTCGGCTGGGAGCCGCGGATCACCGTCGAAGAGGGTATGCGGCAGCTGGTCCGGGAAACCGAGTGA
- a CDS encoding DegT/DnrJ/EryC1/StrS family aminotransferase encodes MSTDSIALGQPTVGEEELAAVAEVFRSGWLAGAGPACRRFEERFAQVTGTSHALTTANCGSALFLGLKVLGVEPGDEVIVGDYTFPATGHAVVQAGATPVFADIRPDVFSADPAHVESLITPKTVGILVVDVAGQPGDFDEYRAIADKHGLWLFEDAACAAGATYRTRPAGSLADLAAFSFHGRKGITAGEGGALVSDREDLIAHARKLHTYGIEPAISREGSNTLPIPEFHELGYNFRMSDVQAAIMNVQLDRLPDLLAARRSVAKRYHEAFADVDALTVPVELSDREHPWQAYLLTVAPEVSRDTLALRVREQGVQCNFGTYASHLQPIYGPQAPLPVSADAFARQLAIPMHANLTDAEVTRVGEVVRQAVQSLS; translated from the coding sequence ATGTCGACCGACAGCATTGCCCTGGGTCAGCCGACCGTGGGCGAAGAAGAACTCGCCGCCGTCGCCGAGGTCTTCCGATCCGGCTGGCTGGCCGGCGCCGGACCGGCTTGCCGCCGTTTCGAAGAACGGTTTGCACAGGTCACGGGTACCTCGCACGCTCTGACGACCGCGAACTGCGGCTCCGCGCTCTTCCTGGGGCTCAAGGTCCTGGGCGTCGAGCCCGGCGACGAAGTCATCGTCGGCGACTACACGTTCCCCGCCACCGGCCACGCCGTCGTGCAGGCCGGCGCGACCCCGGTGTTCGCCGACATCCGCCCGGACGTGTTCAGCGCCGACCCGGCCCACGTCGAGTCCCTGATCACCCCGAAGACCGTCGGCATCCTCGTCGTCGACGTCGCCGGCCAGCCCGGTGACTTCGACGAGTACCGCGCGATCGCCGACAAGCACGGCCTCTGGCTCTTCGAAGACGCCGCGTGCGCCGCGGGCGCGACGTACCGGACGCGCCCGGCCGGCAGCCTCGCCGACCTCGCCGCGTTCTCCTTCCACGGCCGCAAGGGCATCACCGCGGGCGAAGGCGGCGCGCTGGTCTCCGACCGCGAAGACCTCATCGCGCACGCCCGCAAACTGCACACCTACGGCATCGAGCCGGCGATCAGCCGCGAAGGCTCGAACACGCTGCCGATCCCGGAGTTCCACGAGCTCGGCTACAACTTCCGCATGTCGGACGTCCAGGCCGCGATCATGAACGTCCAGCTCGACCGGCTGCCGGATCTCCTCGCCGCCCGCCGCTCGGTCGCGAAGCGCTACCACGAGGCCTTTGCGGACGTCGACGCGCTGACCGTCCCGGTGGAACTGTCCGATCGCGAGCACCCGTGGCAGGCCTACCTGCTCACGGTCGCGCCGGAGGTCAGCCGCGACACGCTCGCCCTGCGCGTCCGGGAGCAGGGCGTCCAGTGCAACTTCGGCACCTACGCCTCGCACCTGCAGCCGATCTACGGCCCCCAGGCGCCGCTGCCCGTGTCGGCGGACGCGTTCGCGCGTCAGCTCGCGATCCCCATGCACGCCAACCTCACCGACGCCGAGGTCACCCGCGTCGGTGAGGTCGTGCGCCAAGCCGTGCAGTCCCTGTCCTGA
- a CDS encoding nuclear transport factor 2 family protein, with translation MSTETYRRAAEARDVDLAMTAFAPDAVLHSPLTSRVRFTGHAQLRPLIEVAYAHLSEIRFHTDVVRSGDRHAVPLVAPRPS, from the coding sequence ATGAGCACCGAAACCTACCGCCGCGCGGCCGAAGCGAGGGACGTCGACCTGGCGATGACGGCGTTCGCGCCGGACGCCGTCCTGCATTCACCGCTCACCTCGCGGGTGCGGTTCACCGGGCACGCGCAGCTGCGGCCGCTGATCGAGGTGGCGTACGCGCACCTGTCGGAGATCCGCTTCCACACGGACGTGGTCCGCTCGGGCGACCGGCACGCGGTCCCGCTGGTGGCGCCCCGGCCGTCGTGA
- a CDS encoding TetR/AcrR family transcriptional regulator, producing MSGKRLTREARRERILAAAGSVFASVGYDAAGMREVAAAAGISTPVLYDHFPAKAQLYAALLESEVDGLLAGWGSLPPSDDPEVLLRSRVAAIFAWIESHERGWRMIFAETPSDPAVASVHRRGQERATATLAALFHGVPLDLTARIPRPLADEVLGEACKSALNAVATWWWRHREIPRDEVVALTVDLLWRGLATLIKGER from the coding sequence ATGTCAGGTAAGCGGTTGACGCGCGAAGCGCGGCGCGAGCGGATCCTCGCCGCGGCCGGCTCGGTCTTCGCGTCGGTGGGCTACGACGCGGCCGGGATGCGCGAGGTGGCGGCGGCCGCCGGGATCAGCACGCCGGTGCTCTACGACCACTTCCCGGCGAAGGCGCAGCTGTACGCGGCCCTGCTGGAGTCCGAAGTGGACGGCCTGCTGGCCGGGTGGGGCTCGCTGCCGCCGTCGGACGACCCGGAGGTGCTGCTGCGCAGCCGGGTCGCGGCGATCTTCGCGTGGATCGAGTCCCACGAACGCGGCTGGCGGATGATCTTCGCGGAGACGCCGTCGGACCCGGCGGTCGCGTCGGTGCACCGCCGCGGGCAGGAGCGGGCGACGGCCACTCTGGCGGCGTTGTTCCACGGCGTGCCGCTGGACCTCACGGCCCGCATCCCGCGCCCGCTGGCCGACGAGGTGCTGGGGGAGGCGTGCAAGAGCGCGCTGAACGCGGTGGCGACGTGGTGGTGGCGCCACCGCGAAATCCCGCGCGACGAGGTCGTCGCGCTGACGGTGGACCTGCTGTGGCGCGGGCTGGCCACACTGATCAAGGGGGAACGATGA
- the lhgO gene encoding L-2-hydroxyglutarate oxidase: MRNVVVVGGGIVGLAVAWELTRRGLDVTVLEKEPRWAAHQTGHNSNVVHAGLYYKPGSFKARMSVAGNRSIVDFARQYGVPVEVCGKLVVATDEKEIPALNTLAERAEANGVPAKKISPAEAREYEPEVACVAALRVESTGIIDFPGVCQALVRLLDEAGVDLRLNSPVLAIRAGSTGGVEVATGDDVVQADALVNCAGLHSDRVARLAGLTPSAKIVPFRGEYYELKPERRGLVKGLIYPVPDPTLPFLGVHLTRMLDGSVHAGPNAVLALRREGYRWRDFSAKDVAEVAAFPGAWRLAKKYAFPTGLDEVRRSFSKKRFAASLARLVPAVTEADIVRHGSGVRAQAMRRDGSLVDDFLIETARDQVHVLNAPSPAATSALEIARHIADQVSES, from the coding sequence GTGCGCAACGTGGTGGTCGTCGGGGGCGGGATCGTCGGTCTGGCCGTGGCCTGGGAGCTGACCAGGCGCGGGCTGGATGTCACCGTGCTGGAGAAGGAGCCGCGCTGGGCGGCCCACCAGACCGGGCACAACTCGAACGTCGTCCACGCCGGGCTCTACTACAAGCCCGGGTCGTTCAAGGCGCGCATGTCCGTCGCCGGCAACCGGTCCATCGTGGACTTCGCGCGGCAGTACGGCGTGCCCGTCGAGGTCTGCGGGAAGCTCGTCGTCGCGACCGACGAAAAAGAGATCCCCGCCCTGAACACCCTCGCCGAGCGGGCCGAGGCCAACGGCGTTCCGGCGAAGAAGATCTCCCCCGCCGAGGCCCGCGAGTACGAGCCCGAGGTCGCCTGCGTCGCCGCGCTGCGGGTCGAGTCCACCGGGATCATCGACTTCCCCGGGGTCTGCCAGGCGCTCGTCCGGCTGCTCGACGAAGCCGGCGTCGACCTCCGGCTGAACAGTCCGGTGCTGGCCATCCGCGCCGGGAGCACCGGGGGCGTCGAGGTGGCCACGGGCGACGACGTCGTCCAGGCCGACGCGCTCGTGAACTGCGCCGGCCTGCACTCCGACCGCGTCGCGCGGCTGGCCGGGCTGACCCCGTCGGCGAAGATCGTGCCCTTCCGCGGCGAGTACTACGAGCTCAAGCCCGAACGCCGCGGCCTGGTCAAGGGCCTGATCTACCCGGTGCCGGACCCGACGCTGCCGTTCCTCGGCGTGCACCTCACGCGGATGCTCGACGGCAGCGTGCACGCCGGCCCGAACGCCGTGCTCGCGCTGCGCCGCGAGGGCTACCGCTGGCGCGACTTCTCCGCGAAGGACGTCGCCGAGGTCGCGGCCTTCCCCGGTGCCTGGCGGCTGGCGAAGAAGTACGCGTTCCCGACCGGCCTCGACGAGGTCCGGCGCTCGTTCTCGAAGAAGCGGTTCGCCGCGAGCCTCGCCCGGCTCGTCCCGGCCGTCACCGAAGCCGACATCGTCCGCCACGGCTCCGGCGTGCGCGCGCAGGCGATGCGCCGCGACGGCTCGCTCGTCGACGACTTCCTCATCGAGACCGCGCGCGACCAGGTGCACGTCCTGAACGCGCCCTCCCCGGCCGCGACGAGCGCGCTCGAGATCGCGCGCCACATCGCCGACCAGGTCTCCGAAAGCTAG
- a CDS encoding DUF3558 family protein, with protein MRVKWQVVVASAALTVVSGCTVAVGGSAAPVPGQGPVVKDVDACTLLDESQLDALGYETKGRSVQENKERLQTPMCLWNTKDDVEPSAILNVGYTTDIDFNEYIAGAVPKSQPQQIGGFSWTQYPSILADDCVLYAILGDKSFAYVSVSEPPIDKSCELAKAVVPQVAAHLPGGREAPPITPTGPAKAEPGGPLLSADPCAMLKPDQVAQLKNISPTGEKDSSSSVPNATYCLWDDTDGDQGQKAFEVWFGPSTPVGDWPGAKGVNPTETVDVGGKKWGIFPNMGGLRATCGATLPITDTSSVQVVSGFIGDDTKTCDVVKQGLPLVTANLPS; from the coding sequence ATGCGCGTGAAGTGGCAGGTCGTGGTGGCTTCGGCGGCCCTGACCGTGGTGTCCGGCTGCACGGTGGCCGTCGGGGGTTCGGCGGCGCCGGTGCCGGGCCAGGGCCCGGTCGTCAAGGACGTCGACGCCTGCACGCTGCTCGACGAGTCCCAGCTCGACGCGCTCGGCTACGAGACCAAGGGCCGCTCGGTGCAGGAGAACAAGGAGCGGCTCCAGACCCCGATGTGCCTGTGGAACACGAAGGACGACGTCGAGCCGTCGGCCATCCTGAACGTCGGCTACACGACGGACATCGACTTCAACGAGTACATCGCCGGTGCCGTCCCGAAGTCCCAGCCGCAGCAGATCGGCGGCTTCAGCTGGACGCAGTACCCGTCGATCCTCGCCGACGACTGCGTGCTCTACGCCATCCTGGGCGACAAGTCCTTCGCGTACGTAAGCGTGTCGGAGCCGCCCATCGACAAGTCGTGTGAGCTGGCCAAGGCCGTGGTCCCGCAGGTCGCGGCGCACCTGCCCGGCGGCCGGGAGGCGCCGCCGATCACCCCGACGGGGCCGGCGAAGGCGGAGCCGGGCGGCCCGCTGCTCTCGGCCGACCCGTGCGCCATGCTGAAGCCGGACCAGGTGGCGCAGCTGAAGAACATCTCGCCCACCGGCGAAAAGGACAGCTCGTCGTCGGTGCCCAACGCGACCTACTGCCTCTGGGACGACACCGACGGTGACCAGGGCCAGAAGGCGTTCGAGGTCTGGTTCGGGCCCAGCACGCCGGTCGGGGACTGGCCGGGCGCGAAGGGCGTCAACCCGACCGAGACCGTCGACGTCGGCGGGAAGAAGTGGGGCATCTTCCCGAACATGGGCGGCCTGCGTGCGACCTGCGGCGCGACCCTGCCGATCACCGACACCTCGTCGGTGCAGGTGGTCAGCGGGTTCATCGGCGACGACACCAAGACCTGCGACGTCGTGAAGCAGGGCCTGCCGCTGGTGACGGCGAACCTGCCGAGCTAG
- the serS gene encoding serine--tRNA ligase, whose translation MIDPRTLREDPEAVRASQRARGEDEGVVDKLLSLDTRRRSSIAAADKLRNEQKVLGKQIPKAPPEEKQQLLATAKELAAQVKAAEAEQNTASDEFDQLFRTVANLVHPDAPIGGEDDFAVVKHVGEPTKFDFTPRDHLELLEGLGGVDMERGAKVSGSRFYFLTGVGAQLQLGLLNMAVAQAVENGFTPMITPSLVRPEVMAGTGFLGSHSSEIYHLEEDDLYLVGTSEVPLAGFHSDEILDLNDGSKRYAGWSSCYRREAGSYGKDTRGIIRVHQFDKVEMFVYAKPEDAEAEHAKLLGWEEEMLAKIEVPYRVIDTATGDLGTSAHRKFDCEAWIPTQDTYRELTSTSNCTTFQARRLSIRYRGENGKPLIAATLNGTLATTRWIVAIVENHQQEDGSVRVPEALRPFVGGKEVLTPR comes from the coding sequence GTGATTGACCCCAGGACTCTGCGCGAAGACCCGGAAGCCGTGCGCGCGTCGCAGCGCGCCCGTGGCGAAGACGAGGGAGTGGTCGACAAGCTGCTCTCCCTCGACACCCGCCGCCGGTCTTCGATCGCGGCCGCGGACAAGCTGCGCAACGAGCAGAAGGTGCTGGGCAAGCAGATCCCGAAGGCGCCGCCGGAGGAGAAGCAGCAGCTGCTGGCCACGGCCAAGGAGCTCGCCGCGCAGGTCAAGGCGGCCGAGGCGGAGCAGAACACCGCGTCGGACGAGTTCGACCAGCTCTTCCGCACCGTGGCGAACCTCGTGCACCCGGACGCGCCGATCGGCGGCGAAGACGACTTCGCCGTGGTCAAGCACGTCGGCGAGCCGACGAAGTTCGACTTCACCCCGCGCGACCACCTCGAGCTGCTCGAAGGCCTCGGCGGGGTCGACATGGAGCGCGGCGCGAAGGTGTCGGGCTCGCGGTTCTACTTCCTCACCGGCGTCGGCGCGCAGCTGCAGCTCGGCCTGCTCAACATGGCCGTCGCGCAGGCGGTCGAGAACGGCTTCACGCCGATGATCACGCCTTCGCTGGTGCGCCCCGAGGTCATGGCCGGCACCGGCTTCCTCGGCTCGCACTCGAGCGAGATCTACCACCTCGAAGAGGACGACCTCTACCTCGTCGGGACCTCGGAAGTGCCGCTCGCCGGCTTCCACTCCGACGAAATCCTCGACCTGAACGACGGCTCGAAGCGCTACGCGGGCTGGTCGTCCTGCTACCGCCGCGAGGCCGGCTCGTACGGCAAGGACACCCGCGGCATCATCCGCGTCCACCAGTTCGACAAGGTGGAGATGTTCGTCTACGCCAAGCCGGAGGACGCGGAGGCCGAGCACGCCAAGCTGCTCGGCTGGGAAGAGGAGATGCTGGCGAAGATCGAGGTGCCCTACCGGGTCATCGACACCGCGACCGGCGACCTCGGCACGTCCGCGCACCGCAAGTTCGACTGCGAGGCGTGGATCCCGACCCAGGACACCTACCGCGAGCTGACGTCGACGTCGAACTGCACGACGTTCCAGGCCCGCCGCCTCTCGATCCGCTACCGCGGCGAGAACGGCAAGCCGCTGATCGCCGCGACGCTCAACGGCACCCTGGCCACCACCCGGTGGATCGTCGCGATCGTCGAGAACCACCAGCAGGAGGACGGCTCGGTCCGCGTGCCCGAGGCGCTGCGCCCGTTCGTCGGCGGCAAGGAAGTCCTCACGCCGCGCTGA
- a CDS encoding aspartate aminotransferase family protein, with protein MTDELLARHRAVMPSWMSLLYEEPIEIVHAHDRRMTDSQGRTYLDFFAGVLTNSMGYDVAEIGDAVRKQLDTGILHTSTLYLIRSQVELAERIAKLSNIPDAKVFFTNSGSEANDTALMLATQFRRSNQVLAMRNSYHGRSFGTVAITGNRGWSASALSPVKVNYVHGGYRYRSPFRDMSDADYIKACVADLVDVLDTATAGDVACLIAEPIQGVGGFSFPPDGLFRAMKEVLDSYGVLFISDEVQTGWGRTGEHFWGIEAHGVTPDMMTFAKGLGNGLAVGGVVARGDVLDCFQAQSFSTFGGNPVSMAGATAVLDYIKDYDLQANCAARGRQLLDGLRAASSPIVAEVRGKGLMIGVELIKPGTTEPFVAAAARMLEETKKRGLLIGKGGLHGNVLRLGPPMTLTAEEAQEGLDILVDSLAATHAALA; from the coding sequence ATGACCGACGAGCTGCTGGCCCGCCACCGCGCAGTGATGCCGAGCTGGATGTCCTTGCTCTACGAAGAGCCGATCGAGATCGTGCACGCGCACGACCGGCGGATGACGGACTCGCAGGGCCGCACCTACCTCGACTTCTTCGCCGGCGTGCTGACCAACTCGATGGGCTACGACGTCGCCGAGATCGGCGACGCGGTCCGCAAGCAGCTCGACACGGGCATCCTGCACACCTCGACGCTGTACCTGATCCGGTCGCAGGTCGAGCTGGCCGAGCGGATCGCGAAGCTGTCGAACATCCCGGACGCGAAGGTGTTCTTCACCAACTCCGGCAGCGAGGCCAACGACACGGCGCTGATGCTCGCGACGCAGTTCCGGCGCAGCAACCAGGTGCTGGCGATGCGGAACTCCTACCACGGGCGCTCGTTCGGGACGGTCGCGATCACCGGCAACCGCGGCTGGTCGGCGTCGGCGCTGAGCCCGGTCAAGGTCAACTACGTCCACGGCGGGTACCGCTACCGCAGCCCGTTCCGGGACATGTCGGACGCCGACTACATCAAGGCCTGCGTCGCGGACCTGGTGGACGTGCTCGACACGGCGACGGCGGGCGACGTCGCCTGCCTGATCGCCGAGCCGATCCAGGGCGTCGGCGGGTTCAGCTTCCCGCCGGACGGGCTGTTCCGGGCGATGAAGGAAGTGCTGGATTCGTACGGCGTGCTGTTCATCTCCGACGAGGTCCAGACGGGCTGGGGCCGCACGGGCGAGCACTTCTGGGGCATCGAGGCACACGGCGTGACGCCGGACATGATGACGTTCGCGAAGGGCCTGGGGAACGGCCTGGCGGTCGGCGGGGTGGTGGCCCGCGGAGACGTCCTGGATTGTTTCCAGGCCCAGTCGTTCTCGACGTTCGGCGGCAACCCGGTGTCGATGGCCGGCGCGACGGCGGTGCTGGACTACATCAAGGACTACGACCTGCAGGCGAACTGCGCGGCACGAGGGCGTCAGCTGCTCGACGGGCTGCGCGCCGCTTCGTCGCCGATCGTGGCCGAGGTCCGGGGCAAGGGCCTGATGATCGGGGTCGAGCTGATCAAGCCGGGCACGACGGAGCCGTTCGTGGCCGCGGCGGCGCGGATGCTGGAGGAGACGAAGAAGCGCGGCCTGCTGATCGGCAAGGGCGGCCTGCACGGCAACGTCCTGCGGCTCGGGCCACCGATGACCCTCACCGCCGAGGAGGCCCAGGAGGGGCTGGACATCCTGGTCGACTCCCTCGCGGCAACCCACGCGGCGCTCGCCTAA
- a CDS encoding SDR family NAD(P)-dependent oxidoreductase, which translates to MTEPGTVLITGPTRNLGRHAVLAMAGRPEGQRPDLLLVGRAGRDLTAVADEARALGARVHEIGCDLADLADVRAAAAAARELLAGGAVRPLRALVANAGTMSADTRQASADGYELTFAVNYLAHAQLIGDLLGSFTAPARVVLIGSNTYHANFWRKLLHVPEAEWADPVELARPAPGEQAPGMTASGVAYSNAKLAILYYAHELQRHTDVNVSVFEPGWMPGTALGRGAPAAFQAMSRALGRVPGVSTPRRSGPLLAALALDDRWAHLRDGAFVVKDKLTEVQPVAHDRDRERRLWEATAELLERAGSPR; encoded by the coding sequence ATGACCGAACCCGGAACCGTCCTCATCACCGGCCCGACCCGCAACCTGGGCCGCCACGCCGTGCTGGCCATGGCCGGCCGCCCCGAGGGGCAGCGACCCGACCTGCTGCTCGTCGGCCGGGCCGGCCGCGACCTGACCGCCGTCGCCGACGAAGCCCGCGCCCTCGGCGCCCGCGTCCACGAGATCGGCTGCGACCTGGCCGACCTGGCCGACGTCCGCGCCGCCGCGGCCGCCGCACGCGAGCTGCTCGCCGGTGGCGCCGTCCGTCCGCTGCGCGCGCTGGTCGCCAACGCCGGCACCATGTCGGCCGACACCCGGCAGGCCTCGGCCGACGGCTACGAGCTGACCTTCGCCGTCAACTACCTCGCCCACGCCCAGCTCATCGGTGACCTGCTCGGCTCGTTCACCGCCCCGGCGCGGGTCGTGCTGATCGGCTCGAACACCTACCACGCCAACTTCTGGCGCAAGCTGCTCCACGTGCCGGAGGCCGAGTGGGCCGACCCCGTCGAGCTGGCCCGCCCGGCCCCCGGCGAGCAGGCCCCCGGCATGACCGCTTCCGGCGTCGCCTACTCCAACGCCAAGCTGGCGATCCTCTACTACGCCCACGAACTGCAGCGCCACACGGACGTCAACGTGTCCGTGTTCGAACCGGGCTGGATGCCCGGCACCGCGCTGGGCCGCGGCGCTCCCGCGGCGTTCCAGGCGATGAGCCGGGCCTTGGGCCGGGTTCCCGGCGTCTCGACGCCCCGGCGCTCGGGACCGCTGCTGGCCGCGCTGGCCCTCGACGACCGGTGGGCGCACCTGCGGGACGGCGCGTTCGTGGTCAAGGACAAGCTGACCGAAGTTCAGCCGGTCGCCCACGATCGTGACCGCGAGCGCCGGCTGTGGGAGGCGACCGCCGAACTGCTGGAGCGGGCGGGCTCGCCGCGTTAG